The Sporosarcina ureae genome includes a region encoding these proteins:
- a CDS encoding NAD(P)H-hydrate dehydratase yields the protein MFAAGREDMRQMDQYTIETLGLPGTVLMENAGAEVADELLRRASDMHDAKFLVVAGGGNNGGDGFVIARRLLDEGKHCTLCLAVDPVHIQGDAKMHFDVYRNRKLPIVYVNEETMPELQRLLIEADYIVDALLGTGATGEIREPIRSVIELVNQSGKYVVAVDVPSGVNSDTGEVADLAVCADQTITFVVPKKGFFLQQGPQYIGNWKAVNISVPLSIVDELSLTLPRVITQAVASAAVPKRPKHGHKGTFGHVLVLGGSKSYVGAPIFTAKAALHSGAGLVTLGVPQGMYPMAATQLPEALFWPMEETNGHFGNPFHDGEKFHSFDVVAVGPGVSRFEGGESWMRSLWESLSGQPVVVDADGLFLSRNMLDIICRYEGPVVCTPHPGEMAMLLNMTVQEVETNRLEIAKQFAEEHQLYLLLKGHRSIIATPDGEVYMNPVGSDALGKGGSGDVLTGLIASFLAQGATPKEAMIAAAYVHAKAGENQAEVYSNYGVVAPDIIEGCKVLLKEWTE from the coding sequence ATGTTTGCAGCGGGACGAGAAGATATGCGGCAGATGGATCAGTATACGATAGAAACGCTCGGACTGCCGGGGACGGTGTTGATGGAAAATGCGGGAGCGGAAGTAGCGGATGAATTGTTGCGACGGGCTAGCGACATGCATGATGCGAAATTTCTAGTCGTGGCGGGTGGTGGCAATAATGGTGGGGATGGTTTCGTCATTGCGCGACGTCTGCTTGATGAAGGGAAACACTGTACGCTGTGCTTGGCTGTAGACCCGGTACATATACAAGGGGATGCGAAGATGCATTTCGATGTGTACAGGAATCGGAAATTGCCGATTGTGTATGTGAATGAAGAGACGATGCCGGAACTACAGCGCCTGTTAATTGAGGCAGATTATATTGTGGATGCGCTACTTGGAACGGGTGCAACTGGCGAGATTCGTGAGCCGATCCGATCAGTAATTGAGCTAGTTAATCAATCAGGAAAATATGTTGTGGCGGTAGATGTGCCGTCAGGGGTGAATAGTGATACGGGAGAAGTGGCTGATTTGGCAGTGTGTGCAGATCAGACGATTACGTTTGTTGTGCCAAAAAAAGGTTTTTTTCTACAACAAGGACCACAATATATCGGAAATTGGAAAGCTGTGAATATTTCTGTTCCACTGTCGATTGTAGACGAGCTTTCGCTAACTTTACCGCGTGTGATCACGCAAGCAGTCGCTTCAGCCGCTGTGCCAAAAAGACCGAAGCATGGACATAAGGGGACGTTTGGACATGTGCTCGTACTCGGAGGTTCGAAGTCCTATGTTGGCGCACCCATTTTTACAGCGAAAGCAGCTTTGCATTCAGGTGCGGGTTTGGTGACGCTCGGTGTACCACAAGGGATGTATCCAATGGCCGCTACACAACTACCTGAAGCACTGTTTTGGCCTATGGAAGAAACAAATGGTCATTTTGGGAATCCGTTTCATGATGGAGAGAAGTTCCATTCATTTGATGTAGTAGCTGTTGGGCCGGGGGTGAGTCGGTTTGAAGGTGGCGAGTCGTGGATGCGTTCGCTATGGGAGTCTTTAAGTGGACAACCGGTTGTAGTAGATGCTGATGGATTGTTCTTGTCTCGAAATATGCTGGATATCATTTGTCGGTATGAAGGCCCTGTAGTATGTACACCACATCCCGGGGAAATGGCAATGTTGTTGAATATGACCGTTCAAGAGGTTGAAACGAATCGGCTGGAGATCGCGAAGCAATTTGCTGAAGAACATCAGCTGTATTTGCTATTGAAAGGACATCGCTCAATCATTGCTACGCCTGACGGGGAAGTGTATATGAATCCGGTTGGCAGTGACGCGCTTGGTAAAGGCGGGTCAGGTGATGTGTTAACTGGTTTGATTGCATCATTTCTTGCACAGGGGGCTACGCCAAAAGAAGCGATGATTGCCGCTGCTTATGTACATGCAAAAGCGGGTGAAAACCAGGCGGAAGTCTATTCGAATTACGGTGTAGTGGCGCCTGATATTATCGAAGGGTGTAAGGTCTTGTTGAAAGAATGGACGGAGTGA
- a CDS encoding CBS domain-containing protein, whose amino-acid sequence MQIITSHVNTDFDALASMIAAKKLYPHAQLIISDKLEHRVQRFLNIYRDVFDFVPSAQVDWEQVTEMIIVDVASLSRIGKLPNDFDASTRKIIVYDHHQKGENDVKYDEGIVELSGAAVTLLIEEIRKHDIAISSFEASLFGLGLYTDTGNFTYANTTVRDMKAATYLLEQGMSLEMVGSFAEETLTSAQQDLLDQLLTHTEIHEVDGLEIAVSTHELDHFVNGLALITTKVLGVKGTDAVLTVVKMKNSVFVVGRANSERITLQPILKKLGGGGHQHAGSATVKKGDKEAILEEINNSLDTILRPAITAKELMTSPVKTLTPDTTIEEAGRRMYRYGHSGYPVVENKKMVGLITRRDLDKGNHHGLGHAPVKAYMTTNIYTIGPDASLEEIQELIIQHNIGRLPVIEDGEIVGIVTRSNIIQVLYSDMMADKETPGTPPSHELINKMKKQLPEEALQLLKVIGETASEIHLPVYLIGGIVRDILLDKPNFDIDIVAEGNGIELANRLMGTYGGDVLQHESFGTATWNTSSGLSIDIVSSRLEYYRQPAALPEIETSVLEDDLQRRDFTINAMAIRLNIEAFGELLDPFGGQNDLREKKIKILHNISFVEDPTRIFRAVRFEQRFGFSMDEQTEKLALESIDKVIHLSPQRMNEEMIRLFTEGSPQEVIRRLFELNIWQQFGVDEKQLDASVATAEHLERVYNEQVRKMTNLKIAEKPSWFNYFLLPFYCNDSLYAAEKFTLRKNRKKLLEEVMELQRHEQWKESTQAGDYHLFLRDYSDEAILFILVADQAPHLEAVIEYLYRRNELQSYLNGSDLVKAGLKPGPTFSNILLHLEISQLTGEVSSKEEADQWLKEYVCKLQ is encoded by the coding sequence GTGCAAATTATTACTTCACACGTCAATACCGACTTCGACGCGCTTGCTTCAATGATTGCAGCCAAAAAACTGTATCCCCACGCACAATTGATTATTTCGGACAAACTAGAACATCGCGTACAACGTTTCTTAAATATTTACCGGGATGTCTTCGACTTTGTGCCGAGCGCTCAAGTAGACTGGGAACAAGTGACCGAAATGATTATCGTCGATGTCGCGTCTTTATCTAGAATCGGTAAACTCCCTAATGATTTTGATGCCTCCACACGAAAAATCATCGTCTATGACCATCATCAAAAAGGAGAAAACGATGTGAAGTATGATGAAGGCATCGTGGAATTATCTGGCGCTGCCGTCACTCTGCTTATAGAAGAAATACGTAAACATGACATAGCTATTTCCAGTTTTGAAGCGTCTCTCTTCGGACTAGGCCTCTATACAGACACGGGAAATTTTACATACGCAAACACGACTGTTCGGGATATGAAGGCCGCTACCTATTTACTCGAGCAAGGGATGAGCCTCGAAATGGTGGGTAGTTTCGCAGAAGAAACGTTAACGTCCGCACAGCAAGATCTCTTAGATCAGCTGCTCACACATACCGAAATTCATGAAGTAGACGGCCTTGAAATTGCGGTCAGTACGCATGAATTGGATCATTTCGTCAACGGCTTGGCATTAATTACAACAAAGGTTTTAGGAGTTAAAGGAACGGATGCTGTTTTAACCGTCGTGAAAATGAAGAACTCCGTGTTCGTCGTAGGCCGTGCAAACTCAGAACGCATCACGTTGCAACCCATTTTGAAAAAACTTGGAGGCGGTGGACATCAACATGCAGGTTCCGCCACGGTGAAAAAAGGGGATAAAGAAGCGATTCTTGAAGAAATCAACAACAGTTTGGACACAATACTGCGCCCTGCGATTACCGCAAAAGAATTGATGACTTCTCCTGTCAAAACACTGACTCCTGATACTACAATCGAAGAGGCAGGCCGTCGCATGTACCGCTATGGACATTCAGGTTATCCGGTCGTCGAAAACAAAAAAATGGTCGGACTCATTACTAGACGTGATCTCGATAAAGGCAATCACCATGGACTCGGTCATGCGCCGGTAAAAGCCTATATGACGACTAACATCTACACGATCGGGCCTGATGCTTCACTCGAAGAGATCCAAGAGCTCATCATTCAGCACAACATCGGTCGATTACCTGTCATCGAAGACGGAGAAATCGTTGGCATTGTAACTCGATCAAACATTATCCAAGTACTATATAGTGATATGATGGCAGATAAAGAAACACCCGGCACTCCGCCTTCCCATGAACTCATTAACAAAATGAAAAAGCAACTGCCCGAAGAAGCTCTCCAGCTGTTAAAAGTAATTGGAGAAACAGCTAGTGAGATTCACCTACCTGTCTATTTAATAGGTGGAATTGTACGGGATATTTTATTGGACAAGCCAAATTTCGATATTGATATTGTGGCGGAAGGTAATGGAATCGAATTGGCGAATAGATTGATGGGAACATATGGTGGCGACGTTTTGCAACATGAAAGCTTCGGCACGGCAACATGGAATACGTCATCCGGTTTGTCGATCGATATCGTGTCGTCTCGACTCGAATACTACAGACAGCCTGCTGCCTTACCCGAAATTGAGACATCCGTTCTCGAAGATGATTTGCAGCGTCGTGATTTTACAATCAACGCGATGGCCATCCGTCTTAACATTGAAGCATTCGGCGAATTGCTAGATCCGTTTGGCGGACAAAATGATCTACGCGAGAAAAAAATCAAAATTCTTCACAATATTAGTTTTGTCGAAGATCCTACTCGAATCTTCCGAGCAGTACGCTTTGAACAACGCTTCGGATTTTCGATGGATGAACAGACGGAAAAATTGGCACTCGAATCGATCGACAAAGTGATCCATCTGTCACCACAACGTATGAACGAAGAAATGATCCGGTTGTTTACCGAAGGCAGTCCGCAAGAAGTCATCCGACGCCTATTTGAACTGAATATATGGCAACAGTTCGGTGTAGATGAAAAACAGTTAGATGCTTCGGTCGCTACGGCTGAACATCTAGAACGAGTCTACAACGAACAAGTACGAAAGATGACGAATTTAAAAATTGCGGAAAAACCTAGCTGGTTCAATTACTTTTTACTCCCCTTCTATTGCAATGATAGCTTGTATGCCGCAGAGAAATTCACGCTACGGAAAAACAGGAAAAAGTTGTTGGAAGAAGTGATGGAATTACAACGACATGAACAGTGGAAAGAATCCACACAAGCTGGAGACTACCATCTGTTTTTACGTGACTACTCCGATGAAGCCATTTTATTTATCCTAGTGGCCGATCAAGCACCTCATCTAGAAGCTGTGATTGAATATTTATATCGTCGTAACGAACTGCAAAGCTATTTGAACGGTAGCGATTTAGTCAAAGCAGGACTCAAGCCAGGCCCCACTTTCTCCAACATCTTGCTCCACTTGGAAATAAGCCAACTTACTGGTGAGGTGTCTTCTAAAGAAGAAGCCGATCAGTGGTTGAAAGAGTATGTATGTAAGCTTCAATGA
- a CDS encoding SH3 domain-containing protein yields MEKRSDSSKKTRGNKKIIVISVLSVVVLVVSVFLFMTIKDNRMVKKADSLVAIGKFDNGIAIYDHLLTANYSDRVMEKRERALELKEANEQYELGMESLDTNDRYKAIKHFSKIPDNRDELFQKATKELENIEEASTLEIEELMENRDFEAAYEMVNNYLRVAPASSNMKDLKDTLIATEKDMKKKDALAKEEEEEQAKAIEDEKRSQEAKAAAAAKNKEIELLKLERARIAASNVLYTYQTVVTSSGNLRAAPTLNGKVLVALPRGTEVYIVDTQVESTERTWCKVEVELHGSYYTGWISYNTMNYSLP; encoded by the coding sequence ATGGAGAAAAGAAGTGATAGTTCGAAGAAAACTAGAGGCAATAAGAAAATTATTGTTATATCTGTATTGTCCGTAGTAGTTTTAGTAGTCAGTGTATTTTTGTTTATGACTATTAAAGACAACCGCATGGTGAAGAAGGCTGATTCATTAGTTGCGATTGGGAAGTTTGATAATGGAATTGCCATTTACGATCATCTACTGACAGCTAACTATTCCGATCGTGTAATGGAAAAGAGAGAACGCGCACTTGAATTAAAGGAAGCAAACGAGCAGTATGAACTCGGTATGGAATCATTGGATACGAATGATCGATACAAAGCCATTAAACATTTTTCTAAAATACCAGACAATCGGGATGAGTTATTTCAAAAAGCTACAAAAGAGTTGGAGAATATAGAAGAGGCAAGTACTTTGGAAATAGAAGAATTGATGGAGAATAGAGATTTTGAAGCAGCGTATGAGATGGTCAATAATTACTTGCGCGTAGCACCTGCATCTTCGAATATGAAAGATTTGAAAGATACGCTGATCGCTACAGAGAAAGATATGAAGAAAAAGGATGCGCTTGCAAAAGAGGAAGAAGAAGAGCAGGCAAAAGCTATAGAAGATGAAAAGAGAAGTCAAGAGGCAAAAGCAGCAGCTGCCGCTAAAAATAAGGAAATCGAATTGTTGAAATTAGAACGAGCACGAATTGCAGCGAGCAATGTGTTGTATACGTATCAAACGGTCGTGACGAGTTCAGGTAACCTACGGGCTGCGCCTACATTGAATGGGAAAGTACTTGTAGCTTTACCTAGAGGAACTGAAGTGTATATTGTGGATACGCAAGTAGAAAGCACTGAGAGAACGTGGTGCAAGGTTGAAGTAGAACTACACGGTAGCTACTATACGGGATGGATTTCTTATAATACGATGAATTATAGTCTTCCGTAA
- a CDS encoding HNH endonuclease, which produces MQSYIVMQGRTYDEEKELGVLWSLQQDSIGNVHHFWERMKEVREGDRIFHYVKGDMVAISVAKSSYREERKPSGIPLIDSEDAKGYLVEVDYHELDHPLTIAECFHELLPLLPIKYSAFQENGNGNQGYLFPCNEELTIKLVELIADLNIYEIDEEQLEFVMGIVQKTEHDFLIPVLAETESETKTKVRMAHQRFRKELMQLWNDQCALCDIELPELLQASYAKPWKDCTNNERIDPNNGILLCRNHDALYHNGFIAFDGTGKIYISSRISEENYDKYGLHSKMRVNRTEKNKPYLKWHKKHIFKE; this is translated from the coding sequence ATGCAAAGTTATATTGTGATGCAAGGACGTACATATGATGAAGAGAAAGAATTGGGTGTGCTTTGGTCATTGCAACAAGACAGTATAGGCAATGTTCATCATTTTTGGGAACGAATGAAAGAAGTACGCGAAGGAGATCGGATCTTTCATTATGTAAAAGGGGATATGGTTGCCATAAGTGTGGCGAAGTCGAGTTACCGCGAGGAGCGAAAACCGTCTGGGATTCCGTTGATAGATAGTGAAGACGCCAAAGGGTACTTGGTGGAAGTGGACTATCACGAACTTGATCATCCGTTGACCATTGCGGAGTGTTTCCATGAACTTCTTCCTTTATTGCCGATCAAGTATTCTGCATTTCAAGAGAACGGCAATGGAAATCAAGGCTATCTCTTCCCGTGTAACGAAGAACTGACGATTAAATTAGTTGAGTTGATTGCAGATTTGAATATTTATGAAATCGATGAGGAGCAATTGGAGTTCGTCATGGGCATCGTGCAGAAGACGGAGCATGATTTTCTCATTCCGGTTCTCGCTGAAACCGAATCGGAAACGAAAACGAAAGTGCGAATGGCGCACCAGCGATTCCGCAAAGAACTCATGCAATTATGGAATGATCAGTGCGCACTCTGCGACATTGAGCTGCCCGAGTTATTGCAAGCCAGCTACGCTAAACCTTGGAAAGATTGCACGAACAACGAACGCATCGATCCGAACAATGGCATCCTTCTTTGTCGCAATCATGATGCGCTCTATCATAACGGCTTCATTGCGTTTGACGGCACAGGTAAGATTTATATTTCTTCAAGAATTTCTGAAGAAAATTACGACAAGTACGGATTGCATAGCAAGATGCGAGTGAACCGAACGGAGAAGAACAAGCCATATTTGAAATGGCATAAGAAACATATATTTAAAGAGTAA